In Heyndrickxia vini, the sequence TACTATTTGCCCTTCGGATCAAGGGCGAATCTACTTTGGGAAATGTGTATTTGCCTAGGTGAGTAATCATATCCCTTGAATTTGTTCCGAGAGCTAAAATTATTTCCTTATTTTCATCTGTTAAAAAACTATCCATCACTTCAGTAGTAATTAAAGCTTTAAGTAAATGACCTTCATTTAGATAAACTTGATTATATTTTTCCATGTAATGAATTGCAGTACGAAAAACTTCAATCACTTCAACCGTTACAGCTATATTAAAAAAATCACTTTCCGTTATATTTTGATTTTGTGTTTTCCTTAATTCTATTATTCTATTTTTCATTAAAGATTTGTCTATGTTAGCTTTCATAGATATTTCACCGAGCACTCCAGTTTTTTCGTTTAGGCACGCAATAAGTAAATGGACGGGCTGTAACACTTTATCTTTAGAAAGATGCACCTCTTTCTCTGCATACCTCATAATTCTTATCATTCTACTAGTAAAATAAAAGTTTGAATGACCCAAATTAACTCCCCCTTTAAAACAGTCTAGCACGTAAAATCATTTTATCGATTGTGATTTTGGATTTTTGCAAAAAAGATGGTATTATAAATTCAATATTTTCTAAATAATAAAACACTACACTCTATTGATTAAAGGGAATGAGGCAAATGATTATTAATATGAACAACGTATGCTGGAAACGCGGGGAAAACTGGATTTTAAAAAATCTATCTTGGGATGTCAAAGAAAAAGAACATTGGTGTATTCTTGGTCTTAACGGATCTGGTAAAACGACTCTCCTTAATATGATTAATGGCTATATTTGGCCGACAAAAGGAGAAGTGAATGTATTAGGGAACACATTTGGTCGTACCGATCTTCGAGAACTTCGAAAATCAATTGGATGGGTAAGCTCTTCATTACAACAGCGATTGCCTGATGAGGAAATAGTCGTAAATATCGTATTGAGCGGCAAATTTGCAAGCATCGGTTTATATGATCAAGCAAACCCACAAGACTATGAAAAAGTGAATGATCTACTAACATTGCTAGATTGCCAGCATTTAAGAAATCGAATGTATCAAACATTATCCCAAGGGGAACGCCAACGTATACTAATCGCAAGAGCTTTAATGGCCACACCAAAATTACTTATATTAGATGAACCATGTACAGGACTGGATATCATTGCTCGGGAACAGCTTTTACAATTGATTGAAACATTAGCGAATCAACCAGATGGTCCTACTTTGATCTATGTCACGCATCATGTTGAAGAAATTCTCCCTTCCTTTCAAAAAGCTTTATTCTTAAAAAATGGTGAACAATTTGCCTCCGGTAATACAATTGACCTATTAACTGAAAAAAGATTATCGGAATTCTATAGTACACCTATTTCTATTACAAAGAATCTTGATCGGACTTGGTTGTCATTTAAAGGGAATTTAATCACGAACGCATGAATGATCATGCGTTCACTTTTTGTTAATTCTATTTCCAAATTCTCTTAATATTAATTGAATTGGTATCAAAATCCAATTGATAAACATCTGGATTCGTCAAATCCCGCCATGTTTCAAAGGAATACTTGTTATCAAAATAATTTAATATTAAGGATAATAAATTCCCATGTGTTGCAACTACGGTCGTGTCATATGGTCCTTCTACTATCTCTGTTATTACATCGATCGCACGCTTTGCAGCCTTTCTACTTGATTCCCCGCCATCAAAGCAAAGATCTATATCATCAAACGTTCTTCTTAGCATGTCAAACCATTCGGGTTGATCAGTTGTACTAAGTACCCTCTCAGTTAAACGTGTATCTTTAACGATTCTAAGTTTCTTCATATTTGCAAGTGGAACTACGGAATCAACAGCTCTTTTAAAAGGACTTGCTATTATTTGATCAATGTTTTTAGTAGAAAAAAATTCAGCTAATTCAACAGATTGCTTGACACCTATTTCTGTTAAATTCGCATCCATTTCCTGACCAAATGCCTGACAATGTCGAATAAGGTAAATCGTTTTCAATTACGCTCTTCCCCTTGTATGAAATAGTTTTTTATTCATTATAATCTTGAATCGCTCACGAAGCTAAACTAATTTTCAACACCTGACATACTTGCGTTTGAAACCAAGTCTTCCTCTATCAATTTCTTTTTGAATACTTTCGTGAGCATTTAAGAGACTGCTTTTCTTAAGTTCCCGTCTAACTTCTACTATACCTACTGCCTTTGCGGTTTCGACTGCCTTTTCATGCAGTGGCAAATAAGAAATCCCCACAGTGGATAGAAAATTATTCATAGACGATTTCGTTCGTTCTGGTGAATCATGAATCGTATTTTTCACAATATCAAGCATATTGGAAATTTTACTTTCGGAAAATTCATTGTCTTTACGATTTCCTAAAAGCCAGCAATAGCAACTCCAACCCGCTGACATTCTCAGCTCGTCACCGCTTGCAATCCACTTATCAGCAATGTTTTGGGCAA encodes:
- a CDS encoding GNAT family N-acetyltransferase — protein: MGHSNFYFTSRMIRIMRYAEKEVHLSKDKVLQPVHLLIACLNEKTGVLGEISMKANIDKSLMKNRIIELRKTQNQNITESDFFNIAVTVEVIEVFRTAIHYMEKYNQVYLNEGHLLKALITTEVMDSFLTDENKEIILALGTNSRDMITHLGKYTFPKVDSPLIRRANSKDENNIVNFVDKNFSKEWSQTIRTAFLLDDPSIYIAYDNYKEIIGFAAFDIYKNRKCYFGPMGVTKSYRIKGIGYALLHHCLKDMKEIGYEYAVIGGAGPIEFYEKACNAVVIPSM
- a CDS encoding ABC transporter ATP-binding protein, which translates into the protein MIINMNNVCWKRGENWILKNLSWDVKEKEHWCILGLNGSGKTTLLNMINGYIWPTKGEVNVLGNTFGRTDLRELRKSIGWVSSSLQQRLPDEEIVVNIVLSGKFASIGLYDQANPQDYEKVNDLLTLLDCQHLRNRMYQTLSQGERQRILIARALMATPKLLILDEPCTGLDIIAREQLLQLIETLANQPDGPTLIYVTHHVEEILPSFQKALFLKNGEQFASGNTIDLLTEKRLSEFYSTPISITKNLDRTWLSFKGNLITNA
- a CDS encoding histidine phosphatase family protein; translation: MKTIYLIRHCQAFGQEMDANLTEIGVKQSVELAEFFSTKNIDQIIASPFKRAVDSVVPLANMKKLRIVKDTRLTERVLSTTDQPEWFDMLRRTFDDIDLCFDGGESSRKAAKRAIDVITEIVEGPYDTTVVATHGNLLSLILNYFDNKYSFETWRDLTNPDVYQLDFDTNSINIKRIWK
- a CDS encoding DNA alkylation repair protein, coding for MDFDTVMKELEELGKDRMKKMYISNGAHEPLFGVATGAMKPIARKIKINQRLAEELYSTGNYDAMYFAGIIADPKAMTESDFDRWMDGAYFYMLSDYVVAVTLSESDIAQNIADKWIASGDELRMSAGWSCYCWLLGNRKDNEFSESKISNMLDIVKNTIHDSPERTKSSMNNFLSTVGISYLPLHEKAVETAKAVGIVEVRRELKKSSLLNAHESIQKEIDRGRLGFKRKYVRC